From Deinococcus sp. Marseille-Q6407, one genomic window encodes:
- a CDS encoding winged helix-turn-helix transcriptional regulator produces MTPPSPAATAEPPSDFCPVYRAISILQEKWVLHIIRMLLSREMGFNELARAVGGCNSATLTHRLEHLETLGIVCKRQEEGPTRLGRSVYGLTPAGRELQCVIDAIGDWAQSNLPAAACTEP; encoded by the coding sequence ATGACTCCTCCTTCTCCTGCTGCTACCGCCGAACCGCCGTCGGACTTCTGCCCGGTGTACCGCGCCATTTCCATCCTGCAGGAAAAATGGGTGCTGCACATCATCCGCATGCTGCTGTCGCGCGAGATGGGCTTCAATGAGCTGGCCCGCGCCGTGGGCGGCTGCAACAGCGCCACCCTGACCCATCGGCTGGAACACCTCGAAACCCTGGGCATCGTCTGCAAGCGCCAGGAGGAAGGCCCCACCCGGCTGGGCCGCAGCGTGTACGGCCTGACCCCGGCGGGCCGGGAACTTCAGTGCGTGATCGACGCCATTGGTGACTGGGCCCAGAGCAACCTGCCGGCAGCGGCCTGCACGGAGCCCTGA
- a CDS encoding potassium channel family protein, translating into MTLQAVQPWLWLPGVLLIGFVLDDVLTTSLQGGEGRLTAWTHRAAYAPLRLLYRLSGDRRVLDWSGSALVLVSYLMWCLLTWVGWTLIFWSQPDWLLWADSGRAPGLADVAYYTGYTLTTLGYGDLLAQTPAARLFSTLESLNGFFILTFTITFLAPLADLHSHRRALALRVYRWGPGPHALVLRALRQHPDGAGGLLNELEPALIQLETKHHTAMYLHRLHDSHTELDLNYALPALGDALLLLQAVKDPPPPGNLPALYETLSGLNWSYHLVQPRGTQPLPPLSLEPLREAGLDVISDQEFEEVLARESTFRRGLYDMAERAGYDLSEVVHPRPKRHTAA; encoded by the coding sequence GTGACCCTGCAAGCGGTGCAGCCTTGGCTGTGGCTGCCGGGTGTGCTGCTGATCGGGTTCGTGCTGGACGATGTGCTGACCACCAGCCTGCAGGGCGGCGAGGGCCGGCTGACCGCCTGGACCCACCGGGCTGCGTATGCGCCGCTGCGGCTGCTCTACCGCCTCAGCGGAGACCGGCGGGTGCTGGACTGGTCCGGCTCGGCGCTGGTGCTGGTCAGTTACCTGATGTGGTGCCTGCTGACCTGGGTGGGCTGGACCCTGATTTTCTGGTCCCAGCCGGACTGGCTGCTGTGGGCCGACAGTGGCCGGGCGCCCGGTCTGGCCGACGTGGCCTACTACACCGGCTATACCCTGACCACCCTGGGCTACGGAGACCTGCTGGCCCAGACTCCGGCGGCGCGGCTGTTCAGCACGCTGGAATCGCTCAACGGTTTTTTTATCCTGACATTTACCATCACCTTTTTAGCGCCGCTGGCCGACCTGCACAGTCACCGCCGGGCGCTGGCGCTGCGGGTGTACCGCTGGGGGCCGGGGCCACATGCGCTGGTGCTGCGGGCGCTGCGGCAGCATCCCGACGGGGCCGGCGGCCTGCTCAACGAGCTGGAACCGGCGCTGATTCAGCTGGAAACCAAACATCACACCGCCATGTACCTGCACCGCCTGCACGACAGCCACACCGAGCTGGACCTCAACTACGCCCTGCCGGCGTTGGGCGACGCCCTGTTGCTGCTACAGGCCGTGAAAGACCCGCCCCCACCTGGCAATCTGCCGGCACTTTACGAGACGCTGAGCGGCCTGAACTGGTCTTACCATCTGGTGCAGCCGCGCGGCACCCAGCCGCTCCCACCGCTGAGCCTGGAGCCTTTGCGCGAGGCCGGTCTGGACGTGATCAGTGACCAGGAGTTTGAGGAAGTGCTGGCACGCGAAAGCACCTTCCGGCGCGGCCTGTACGACATGGCCGAGCGGGCCGGCTACGACCTGAGCGAGGTGGTCCATCCCAGGCCCAAGCGCCACACGGCTGCCTAG
- the mqnE gene encoding aminofutalosine synthase MqnE — translation MDWLRDPNLAPIAAKVEAGERLSFEEGMYLYQTRDLNGLMRLADLQKQRLHGDKVYFVHSMRLEFTNICYVGCTFCAFAAHKGEARAWDYSPEEVVQEVGRRYMPGITELHMSSGHHPNRPWEYYPAMVRGLREAYPELQVKAFTAAEIKHLSRISKKPTLEVLRELQDAGLSAMPGGGAEIFAERVRRQVAKNKVKSDEWLKIHSEAHSLGMRTNATMLYGHIETLEERLDHMHRLRELQDDSLERFGGGFHAFIPLAFQPLGNTLAQNLGKTEYTTGLDDLRNLAVARIYLDNFPHIKGYWVMIGSELTQVSLDWGVSDIDGTIQEEHIAHAAGATSPMRLSEEGLIRMIQRAGRLPVLRDAYYNELESFPVHTEAAD, via the coding sequence ATGGACTGGCTCCGTGATCCCAATCTGGCCCCCATCGCCGCCAAGGTGGAAGCGGGCGAACGTCTCAGTTTCGAAGAAGGCATGTACCTGTATCAGACCCGCGACCTGAACGGGCTGATGCGGCTGGCTGACCTGCAAAAGCAGCGGCTGCACGGCGACAAGGTGTACTTCGTGCATTCGATGCGGCTGGAATTCACCAACATCTGTTATGTGGGCTGCACTTTCTGCGCTTTTGCCGCGCACAAGGGTGAAGCCCGCGCCTGGGACTACTCGCCCGAGGAAGTGGTGCAGGAGGTGGGCCGCCGTTATATGCCCGGGATCACCGAGCTGCATATGAGCAGCGGGCACCACCCCAACCGCCCCTGGGAGTATTACCCGGCGATGGTGCGCGGCCTGCGGGAAGCCTACCCGGAATTACAGGTCAAGGCCTTTACGGCCGCCGAGATCAAGCACCTCTCGCGCATCTCCAAAAAGCCCACCCTGGAAGTGCTGCGCGAGCTGCAGGACGCTGGCCTGAGCGCCATGCCGGGCGGCGGCGCCGAGATTTTCGCCGAGCGGGTGCGCCGTCAGGTCGCCAAGAACAAGGTGAAGTCGGACGAGTGGCTCAAGATTCACTCCGAGGCGCACAGCCTGGGCATGCGCACCAACGCCACCATGCTGTACGGCCATATCGAAACCCTGGAAGAGCGGCTGGACCACATGCACCGCCTGCGCGAGCTGCAGGACGACAGCCTGGAGCGCTTTGGGGGCGGCTTCCACGCGTTTATTCCGCTGGCCTTCCAGCCGCTGGGCAACACCCTGGCGCAGAACCTGGGCAAGACCGAATACACCACCGGCCTGGACGACCTGCGCAATCTCGCGGTGGCCCGCATCTACCTGGACAACTTCCCCCACATCAAGGGCTACTGGGTGATGATCGGCTCAGAGCTGACCCAGGTGTCGCTGGACTGGGGCGTGTCGGACATTGACGGCACCATCCAGGAAGAACACATCGCCCACGCCGCCGGGGCTACCTCCCCGATGCGGCTGAGCGAGGAAGGCCTGATCCGGATGATTCAGCGGGCCGGCCGCCTGCCGGTGCTGCGAGACGCCTACTACAACGAGCTGGAATCCTTCCCGGTCCACACCGAAGCTGCCGACTGA
- a CDS encoding MFS transporter, which produces MTAPAPPSPPAAAARRPAALIFILIVALIDVIGIGLIIPVLPGLVKSLAGSDAAGARMIGVLTAAYAVMQFLMAPVLGRLSDRFGRRPVLLAATAGMAVDYLVLYFAPTVWWLLAGRLIAGATGASMTVINAYIADVSPQEQRAANFGKVGAMFGLGFILGPALGGLLGEYGPRTPFLFAAGISALSWLYGFFILPESLPPEKRSRDWQWADLNPLRPLAALTVYPAVRNLTGVFILVGLAMQVIFSTWVLYTETVLGWTPGQNGVALAHWPFRGCWARRCRACWWAALLPLGVNAAPFSGG; this is translated from the coding sequence ATGACTGCGCCTGCTCCTCCTTCCCCCCCTGCCGCTGCTGCCCGCCGCCCGGCGGCCCTGATTTTTATTCTGATCGTGGCCCTGATTGACGTGATCGGCATCGGCCTGATCATTCCGGTGCTGCCGGGACTGGTCAAATCGCTGGCCGGTTCGGATGCGGCCGGCGCCCGGATGATCGGGGTATTGACCGCCGCCTACGCGGTGATGCAGTTTCTGATGGCCCCGGTGCTGGGCCGGCTGAGTGACCGTTTCGGGCGCCGGCCGGTGCTGCTGGCCGCCACCGCCGGCATGGCCGTGGATTATCTGGTGCTGTACTTTGCGCCCACGGTGTGGTGGTTGCTGGCCGGCCGACTGATTGCCGGAGCCACCGGCGCCAGCATGACCGTGATCAACGCCTATATCGCCGACGTTTCGCCGCAGGAGCAGCGGGCCGCCAATTTCGGCAAGGTGGGCGCCATGTTCGGGCTGGGCTTTATTCTGGGCCCGGCGCTGGGCGGGCTGCTGGGCGAATACGGTCCCCGCACGCCTTTTCTCTTTGCCGCCGGCATCTCGGCTCTCAGCTGGCTCTACGGGTTTTTTATCCTGCCCGAGTCGCTGCCGCCCGAAAAGCGCAGCCGGGACTGGCAGTGGGCTGACCTCAACCCGCTGCGGCCGCTGGCGGCCCTGACCGTCTACCCGGCGGTGCGGAACCTCACCGGCGTATTTATTCTGGTGGGCCTCGCCATGCAGGTGATTTTCAGCACCTGGGTGCTGTACACCGAAACCGTGCTGGGCTGGACACCGGGGCAAAACGGCGTGGCACTGGCCCACTGGCCGTTTCGGGGCTGCTGGGCGCGGCGGTGCAGGGCGTGCTGGTGGGCCGCTTTATTGCCGCTTGGGGTGAACGCCGCACCATTCTCTGGGGGCTGA
- the murJ gene encoding murein biosynthesis integral membrane protein MurJ, whose amino-acid sequence MSAPKPHAPDSAGPDRPVSETGQPDAREAITPEPSRGTQPPRRGRRGRAQKAAGGASDSGGPKSVRQNTLIVMAGTLGSRLSGVLRQQIINLFDNTTMDAFTMAVKVPNLLRELLAEGALVNSFIPVYKSLSTVERRRLAQAFSGVMIAVNLLLTALGVLGAPWVVDLLLAKNSNVDPVLTLYMTRLVMPFLMLISLSSVAMGLLNADEHFKESSFAPVAFNIASIIALVLLPQQATWLAVGWLIGGLAQLVVQLPALNRFGLLPRPALVGHPALGRVLRQMAPFTLTAGTRQILNIYVSRLLSNAQLFPAGTQAGYTNAEALFTMANGLFVVSPALALFPRFSQLAAEENWTSFRALTLQAMRSTTFMAAPVSALLVALAPYAASIFNLTGAVPETRLAATSGILAGWALALVPWALVTILLRTFYARERTRDAVVVSATGFVLEVVLYNALVPLIGFWGFGVSTAVSGVLMTAALLYLYRRAVPLPLDSLMSHLSRVLPLAVLAGALAWIIARFLPVPGPLLPSLVTLAVAGGLGLVAYLAGALLLRLPEVDGVLRRFRRG is encoded by the coding sequence GTGAGCGCCCCAAAGCCCCATGCGCCAGATTCTGCCGGCCCTGACCGGCCGGTTTCCGAAACCGGACAGCCCGACGCCCGCGAAGCCATCACCCCCGAGCCTTCCAGAGGCACCCAGCCGCCCCGCCGGGGACGCCGCGGGCGGGCGCAGAAGGCGGCGGGAGGCGCCAGCGATAGCGGCGGCCCCAAATCGGTGCGGCAGAACACCCTGATCGTGATGGCCGGCACGCTGGGCTCGCGGCTTTCGGGCGTGCTGCGCCAGCAGATCATCAACCTGTTCGACAACACCACCATGGACGCTTTTACCATGGCGGTCAAGGTGCCCAACCTGCTGCGCGAGCTGCTGGCCGAGGGCGCACTGGTCAACTCGTTTATTCCGGTGTACAAGTCGCTCAGCACCGTGGAGCGCCGCCGGCTGGCCCAGGCCTTCAGCGGCGTAATGATCGCCGTGAACCTGCTGCTGACCGCCCTGGGCGTGCTGGGCGCGCCCTGGGTGGTGGACCTGCTGCTGGCCAAGAACTCCAATGTGGACCCGGTGCTGACCCTGTACATGACCCGGCTGGTGATGCCGTTCCTGATGCTGATCAGCCTTTCCAGCGTGGCGATGGGCCTGCTGAACGCCGACGAACACTTCAAGGAAAGCAGTTTTGCGCCGGTGGCTTTTAATATTGCTAGCATTATCGCGCTGGTGCTGTTGCCGCAGCAGGCCACCTGGCTGGCGGTGGGTTGGCTGATCGGCGGATTGGCACAGCTGGTGGTGCAGCTGCCGGCCCTCAACCGCTTCGGGCTGCTGCCGCGCCCGGCCCTGGTGGGACACCCGGCGCTGGGGCGGGTGCTGCGGCAGATGGCGCCCTTTACCCTGACCGCCGGCACCCGGCAGATTCTGAACATCTATGTCTCGCGCCTGCTCAGCAACGCGCAGCTGTTCCCGGCCGGCACCCAGGCTGGCTACACCAACGCCGAGGCCCTGTTCACCATGGCGAACGGGCTGTTCGTGGTGTCGCCGGCGCTGGCGCTGTTTCCGCGTTTCTCGCAGCTGGCGGCCGAGGAGAACTGGACTTCCTTCCGGGCGCTGACCCTGCAGGCGATGCGCTCCACCACCTTTATGGCGGCCCCGGTCAGCGCGCTGCTGGTGGCGCTGGCCCCCTACGCCGCCAGCATCTTCAACCTGACCGGCGCAGTACCTGAAACCCGGCTGGCGGCCACCTCTGGCATTCTGGCCGGCTGGGCGCTGGCGCTGGTGCCCTGGGCGCTGGTCACCATTTTGCTGCGCACCTTTTACGCCCGCGAGCGCACCCGCGACGCGGTGGTGGTCAGCGCCACCGGCTTTGTGCTGGAAGTGGTGCTGTACAACGCCTTGGTGCCCTTGATCGGGTTCTGGGGGTTCGGAGTCAGCACTGCCGTCAGCGGGGTGCTGATGACGGCCGCGCTGCTGTACCTCTACCGTCGCGCCGTGCCGCTGCCACTGGATTCGCTGATGAGCCACCTGAGCCGGGTGCTGCCGCTGGCGGTGCTGGCCGGCGCCCTGGCCTGGATCATTGCCCGCTTTCTGCCGGTGCCGGGGCCACTGCTGCCCAGCTTGGTGACGCTGGCGGTGGCCGGTGGCCTGGGTCTGGTCGCTTACTTGGCCGGCGCCCTGTTGTTGCGGCTGCCCGAAGTGGACGGCGTGCTGCGGCGCTTCCGGCGCGGCTGA
- a CDS encoding menaquinone biosynthetic enzyme MqnA/MqnD family protein, whose protein sequence is MPSASGPQSPDSARLYRAGWIHFTNVAPILDPLVLPPTVSAITGVPTQMNAALLEGRVDIANISVAEFIRHADQLSALPDFSVSVLGQVYSVNLFHTAPLPQLRRIALTAQSATSVALLEVLLREWGLTPELTRAEGTAQELLSQGYDGVLRIGDSALREWYEVVGPLGEDTSMTRLPHQGGGIHVTDLSEEWYRLTGQPFVFAVWAYRKDTPPPPELLQAMREARRQGLGELGLISQRHAQQLALPRRVVQHYLWNFRYHLEEPDRRGLARFAELLAPDHPPLEWGPGAGSR, encoded by the coding sequence ATGCCTTCTGCCTCTGGCCCTCAGTCTCCTGATTCTGCCCGCCTTTACCGCGCCGGCTGGATTCATTTCACCAACGTGGCGCCAATCCTCGACCCACTTGTTTTGCCGCCCACCGTCTCGGCGATCACCGGCGTGCCCACCCAGATGAATGCGGCGCTGCTGGAAGGCCGGGTGGATATTGCCAACATCAGCGTGGCCGAGTTTATCCGCCACGCCGACCAGCTCTCGGCCCTGCCGGATTTCAGCGTGAGCGTGCTGGGGCAGGTGTACTCGGTGAACCTGTTTCACACCGCGCCGCTGCCGCAGCTGCGCCGGATTGCCCTGACCGCCCAGAGTGCCACCAGCGTGGCCCTGCTGGAAGTGCTGCTGCGCGAGTGGGGCCTGACACCGGAACTGACCCGCGCCGAGGGCACTGCCCAGGAGTTGCTGAGCCAGGGTTACGACGGGGTGCTGCGTATCGGTGACAGCGCCCTGCGCGAGTGGTACGAGGTGGTGGGCCCGCTGGGCGAGGACACCAGCATGACCCGGTTGCCGCACCAGGGCGGCGGCATTCACGTCACCGATCTGTCGGAGGAGTGGTACCGCCTGACCGGGCAGCCGTTCGTCTTTGCCGTGTGGGCTTACCGCAAGGACACCCCACCCCCGCCTGAACTGCTGCAGGCGATGCGGGAAGCTCGCCGCCAGGGCCTGGGTGAACTGGGCCTGATCTCGCAGCGCCATGCCCAGCAGCTGGCGCTGCCCCGGCGGGTGGTGCAGCACTACCTCTGGAACTTCCGTTACCACCTGGAAGAACCGGACCGCCGTGGCCTGGCCCGCTTTGCCGAGCTGCTGGCGCCGGATCATCCCCCGCTGGAATGGGGACCGGGCGCCGGCAGCAGATGA
- a CDS encoding cupin domain-containing protein — MTQYKVSRDETRHGKDGEHHLAKGENSSMRLWHNEQPSDTADKEPHANDYETLGYVISGRAELTVDGETLTLQPGDSYLVPRGTQHTYRVLETLTAVEVVSPAQG; from the coding sequence ATGACCCAGTACAAAGTGAGCCGCGACGAAACCCGGCATGGCAAAGATGGCGAGCATCATCTGGCAAAAGGCGAGAACAGCTCCATGCGCCTGTGGCACAACGAGCAGCCCAGCGACACCGCCGACAAGGAACCCCACGCCAACGATTACGAGACCCTGGGTTACGTGATCAGCGGCCGCGCCGAGCTGACCGTAGATGGCGAGACGCTGACCCTGCAACCGGGTGATTCCTACCTGGTGCCGCGCGGCACGCAGCACACCTACCGGGTGCTGGAAACCCTGACGGCAGTGGAAGTGGTCTCACCCGCGCAGGGCTGA
- a CDS encoding NupC/NupG family nucleoside CNT transporter, with amino-acid sequence MNDILWGIGGIVGLLAIGWLLSANRRAINWRTVLGALAIQFLLAFMVLFWAPGKQALQWISDGVQKIIGNAYEGINFLFGNLTNGAASDSVGFIFAFNVLPIIIFFSSLIAVLYYLGIMQWVIRLLGGALSRLLGTSEGESLSATANIFVGQTEAPLVVKPYLAGMTRSELFAVMVGGLASVAGSTLAGYAGLGVRLDYLIAASFMAAPAGLLMAKLLFPETEKTQDYSGHTAVAAVTPEGAVTVEQPPAGTGREVEGMGADATPNDRNVAQDGDTNVIDAAARGASEGLSLALNVGAMLLAFIGLIALLNLILGGIGGLFGYQGLTIQLILGWLFSPFALLIGVPWSEAVQAGSFLGQKLVTNEFVAFVDFAKALKEGGISPKMEAIVTFALCGFANLSSLGILLGGLGGMAPSRRPDIAQLGLRAIAAGVLANMMSGTIAGMLVALTGAQ; translated from the coding sequence ATGAACGACATTCTCTGGGGTATAGGGGGCATCGTGGGCCTCCTGGCTATCGGCTGGCTGCTGTCGGCCAACCGCCGTGCCATCAACTGGCGCACCGTGCTGGGCGCACTCGCTATTCAGTTTCTGCTGGCCTTTATGGTGCTGTTCTGGGCACCCGGCAAGCAGGCGCTGCAGTGGATTTCCGACGGCGTGCAGAAGATCATCGGCAATGCCTACGAAGGCATCAACTTCCTGTTCGGCAACCTGACCAACGGCGCCGCCTCCGACAGCGTGGGCTTTATTTTCGCTTTCAACGTGCTGCCGATCATTATCTTCTTCAGCTCCCTGATCGCGGTGCTGTATTACCTGGGCATCATGCAGTGGGTTATCCGGCTGCTGGGCGGCGCCCTGAGCCGGCTGCTGGGCACCAGCGAGGGTGAGAGCCTCTCGGCCACCGCCAACATCTTCGTGGGCCAGACCGAAGCGCCGCTGGTGGTCAAGCCTTACCTGGCCGGCATGACCCGCTCGGAGCTGTTCGCGGTGATGGTGGGCGGCCTCGCCAGCGTGGCGGGCAGTACCTTGGCCGGATACGCCGGCCTGGGCGTGCGCCTGGATTACCTGATCGCCGCGTCTTTCATGGCGGCCCCCGCCGGGCTGCTGATGGCCAAATTGCTGTTCCCTGAAACCGAAAAGACCCAGGACTACAGCGGCCACACCGCCGTCGCCGCCGTGACCCCAGAAGGCGCCGTGACCGTGGAGCAGCCGCCTGCCGGCACCGGCCGCGAGGTGGAAGGCATGGGCGCCGACGCCACCCCCAACGACCGCAACGTAGCTCAGGACGGCGACACCAACGTGATCGACGCTGCCGCCCGTGGCGCCTCGGAAGGGCTGTCGCTGGCGCTGAACGTGGGCGCCATGCTGCTGGCCTTTATCGGCCTGATCGCGCTGCTGAACCTGATTCTGGGCGGCATCGGCGGGCTGTTCGGGTATCAGGGCCTGACCATTCAGCTGATTCTGGGCTGGCTGTTCTCGCCCTTCGCCCTCTTGATCGGGGTGCCCTGGTCCGAAGCGGTGCAGGCCGGCAGCTTCCTGGGCCAGAAGCTGGTCACCAACGAGTTCGTGGCCTTTGTGGACTTTGCCAAGGCCCTCAAGGAAGGCGGCATCTCGCCCAAGATGGAAGCCATCGTGACCTTCGCGCTGTGCGGCTTTGCCAACCTCAGCTCGCTGGGCATCCTGCTGGGCGGCCTGGGCGGCATGGCCCCCTCCCGCCGGCCCGACATCGCGCAGCTGGGCCTGCGGGCCATTGCGGCCGGCGTGCTGGCCAACATGATGAGCGGCACCATCGCCGGCATGCTGGTGGCACTGACTGGCGCCCAGTAA
- a CDS encoding nitroreductase family protein has protein sequence MTQTQPHPTDAAAQAATAQAIREVFESRRSIRQFLPEAIPEADLREMLRLASLAPSAWNAQTWRFAVVQDPAIKEQLQAVAYGQAQVGNAPAVIVVYSDMEDTLQHIEETSHPGMGDAGRTQQRQTFDGTFGAQDVAQRGQWGLAQAYIAFGFLMLAARGLGYDGVPMLGFDPAKLRELLDLPGHVQFAGIFPVGKRANDGFSHHRHSIDRITLWK, from the coding sequence ATGACGCAGACCCAGCCCCACCCCACCGATGCTGCCGCTCAGGCCGCGACCGCCCAGGCCATCCGCGAAGTGTTCGAAAGCCGCCGCTCTATCCGGCAGTTCCTGCCTGAAGCGATTCCCGAAGCCGACCTGCGCGAGATGCTGCGGCTGGCCAGCCTGGCCCCCAGCGCCTGGAACGCCCAGACCTGGCGCTTTGCGGTGGTGCAGGACCCGGCCATCAAGGAACAGCTGCAGGCGGTGGCCTACGGACAGGCCCAAGTGGGCAACGCACCGGCTGTGATCGTGGTGTATTCCGATATGGAAGACACCCTGCAGCACATTGAGGAAACGTCTCACCCGGGCATGGGTGACGCCGGCCGCACCCAGCAGCGCCAGACTTTCGACGGCACTTTTGGTGCACAGGACGTGGCGCAGCGCGGGCAGTGGGGACTGGCTCAGGCGTACATCGCCTTTGGCTTCCTGATGCTGGCCGCCCGTGGCCTGGGCTACGACGGCGTGCCGATGCTGGGCTTCGACCCGGCCAAGCTGCGTGAACTGCTGGACCTGCCGGGCCACGTGCAGTTCGCGGGGATTTTCCCGGTGGGCAAGCGTGCCAACGACGGCTTTTCCCACCACCGTCACAGCATTGACCGGATTACCCTCTGGAAGTAA
- a CDS encoding MFS transporter, whose amino-acid sequence MLVGRFIAAWGERRTILWGLIFALGEFVLLSVATTSPVLWLSLIIGSFGGLAQPAIQGYISRQVADTEQGRVQGAIASLNSLVGIAGPLLATSVFAAFTAPSAPLHFPGAAFAMGAVFMVLGLLLCGPWKRTTPWAWGPGTADTGPLH is encoded by the coding sequence GTGCTGGTGGGCCGCTTTATTGCCGCTTGGGGTGAACGCCGCACCATTCTCTGGGGGCTGATCTTCGCGCTGGGCGAGTTCGTATTGCTTAGCGTGGCGACCACCTCGCCGGTGCTGTGGCTCTCGCTGATCATCGGGTCTTTCGGCGGGCTGGCGCAGCCGGCCATTCAGGGCTATATCTCGCGGCAGGTGGCCGACACCGAGCAGGGCCGGGTGCAGGGCGCCATCGCCAGCCTGAACAGCCTGGTGGGGATCGCCGGTCCGCTGCTGGCAACCAGCGTGTTCGCGGCTTTCACGGCGCCCAGCGCCCCGCTGCATTTTCCCGGCGCAGCTTTTGCGATGGGAGCGGTGTTCATGGTGCTGGGGCTGCTGCTGTGCGGGCCCTGGAAAAGAACGACGCCCTGGGCTTGGGGCCCCGGAACCGCTGATACGGGGCCACTACACTAA
- a CDS encoding YdcF family protein, producing MFGRFLRGLALLALAVAAFFLWPLRVPEERPHPTLVVLGAAQYAGRPSPAFQVRLDHALELYRAGGIHTIVVTGGRQEGDPYTEGGVGVSYLKHKGVPARALRAEERSRTTAQNLNYAARLLPPHAAITVVTDYVHAPRALAMARDMGFTANANPSPLWPSASLRYRLRERLAWAAYLLLDYEGLREENQRLSQRPPG from the coding sequence ATGTTCGGCCGCTTTCTCCGTGGACTCGCCCTGCTGGCCCTGGCAGTGGCCGCTTTTTTTCTCTGGCCGCTGCGGGTGCCCGAGGAGCGGCCCCACCCCACGCTGGTGGTGCTGGGCGCGGCGCAGTACGCGGGGCGACCCAGCCCAGCCTTTCAGGTGAGGCTGGACCACGCGCTGGAGCTCTACCGGGCCGGCGGTATTCACACCATTGTGGTGACCGGCGGCCGCCAGGAGGGCGACCCCTACACCGAAGGCGGCGTGGGCGTCAGCTACCTGAAACATAAGGGGGTGCCGGCCCGGGCGCTCCGGGCCGAAGAACGCAGCCGCACCACTGCCCAGAACCTCAACTACGCGGCCCGGCTGCTGCCGCCGCACGCCGCCATCACGGTGGTGACCGACTATGTTCATGCGCCGCGCGCCCTGGCGATGGCCCGCGACATGGGCTTTACCGCCAATGCCAACCCCAGCCCACTGTGGCCCAGCGCCAGCCTGCGTTACCGCCTGCGCGAGCGCCTGGCCTGGGCCGCCTACCTGCTGCTGGATTACGAGGGCCTGCGCGAGGAAAACCAGCGCCTGAGCCAGCGGCCACCCGGCTGA
- a CDS encoding DUF2171 domain-containing protein, which yields MTNNEAGQIDNRIQEDLKTRLQEKGDHMQVQDKNGEHVGTVDSFDGEQLKLTKDDSTDGQHHFVQLSQVESMDNVAVYLNVTREDVLK from the coding sequence ATGACCAACAACGAAGCCGGACAGATTGACAACCGTATCCAGGAAGACCTCAAGACCCGCCTGCAGGAAAAAGGCGACCATATGCAGGTGCAGGACAAGAACGGCGAACACGTGGGCACCGTGGACAGCTTCGACGGCGAACAGCTCAAGCTGACCAAGGACGACAGCACCGACGGCCAGCACCACTTCGTGCAGCTGAGCCAGGTGGAAAGCATGGACAACGTGGCCGTGTATCTGAACGTGACCCGCGAAGACGTGCTGAAGTAA